DNA from Neoarius graeffei isolate fNeoGra1 chromosome 17, fNeoGra1.pri, whole genome shotgun sequence:
ggcactggtcgcaaaaaggatggataacgagttgaatcaggtactacaggaggttatacagtttattgttcagtgcgaaaatatttgtgttgaaaacatgttagttaataatattcttatgctaaacaaatgtaacaattattgaatattgaataaaagtaagagaaaacattctaaaagttgatgtttctttacatattttgtagcattgtctgtgggtttgcaaagggggtccccggccagaagctaatgctgtttgggaacCCCTGCCCTAGAACAGGCATACATAGCCTACTGTACACAGGAGGAATTTTAAAAAGACAAGTGTATGTGAAGTGGGGTGGTCAAATTTGTTTTAGTTAACTTATGTCATAATATATTTCGTTATTACTGCACTGTGTTCATAGCTGAGCTGGAATGAAGGGAACCATGATGGATGTTAAAATTGCAAATGTAATTATTCAGCTGTGATATTCTGATATTCTCTgctaaatattacaacaaacagaACATTAATGCAATTTAATCCACTGATGGTGGAGAATAAAACAAATGATTCGAATATCAGGTTTTCAGGTTTTACTGACTAACAAAATGCATGTCAAAGTATATGAGAGTGCTGAAATATTATACATCCTAGCGAATGATTCAAATAGCTGAAAGTATAAGGTGAAACAATTGGctaataaattatatatttttttattttacaaaaaatacTACGCCCTACGCGTTTGCATAGGGCTTACAGTGCTGCTGTCAGTATCTTATCCCATCACCTCTGCACTTAAACCCAATTTTGCTCTTCTGAAAAAAAGTATAACCGTTTTATTATCCTAATGTTAACTTTACACAGCAGTCCTTGTTTCTCAGTCTGCGCAGAATAGAAAGCTTCACAGGCTTGTGCACAATGGAGCCTTGCGCAAGAAACGCATCTTGTGTTCATAGCATTAGAAGGTGGAGAGGGATAAGAGGATAAGTGTCAATACACCTGTTCTTATTTAATCACGTGTATGACACACTAAAAAATGTCTGTAGAATtagcagtgaatttatgtaaaatcatgacatgaaaaaactgtaaatacaaaaacaatgaagcagtgtgtaatttacatcaatatactgtaaaactcctcaccaaataccactgttaatttaacagtaagaatatgttgaattgatcatatttttttgtagaatttacaaattgttgtagtttaaacacagacaaactgtaatactaaaacagaatgtgatagttaaaattacatcattgccctgttaaaaaaaaaaaaaaatgtcagtagaggctctccggcacatttcgtaaaactctaaatcaaataaaaatatctgtctagttagtacatcattgcttgtaaccatcattttggagccacaaaaaccaataatcgagaacactcggAATTCATTCCTACATgctttttattgtacaatgaatatccgtaaaattaacagttatgtattgaatacctgtaaagtttacatttagttattattaattgtacatggaatcccagtgaaatgtacaagttattctgtaatgttgtttacatttcactgtatttttaacaggattattctggcaaccacacctgccagtatttttccgtaaaaagaacggatttttttttttttttacagtgtgattaAATCAGTGATGTAGTGCAAACTTTTTCACCTGTATGAGCTGCCTGTAGTTCCCTCCTGCTTGATCTGCCTGTTTAGAGCATCAGCCACTGATCTTCCTCTGGACCCCGCTCTCTGCGCTTTCTTCATCTCTCCAGTCTCAGCATCCTCCTCTTTCTTCACCGGTCTCTTCATCGTCTCCTCCTTGGCAACTTCTTTTTCTTTGACTCTCTCCTCGATCTCGCACTTCTCCACGCCCGTGTCCGGTTCTGACGTCACGTGCTCCTGCTTCTGGCTCTTGCTCTCGCCTTTGGGGATCCACGGGTGATCTCCGCGTTTCTGAACAGGCCACGGTTTATAATCTTTCCGGTACTGCGTCTCGTTATCGAACGGTGTCTGACACGGGCGGTACTCGCTTTTGGGTTTGCAGCTCGGTTCCGGTTTGACTCTCCATGCTTTGAAGTCTTGGCGCGTGACGGACGACCCGCGCGCTGCTGAAGATGATGCTGCAGCAGCCGACTCTTGCGGCGCGGTGTGGGCGGGCTCTGTTTCTATGGCGACCGCGCTGGGATGATGGGATTGCGCTAACGGGCCCGGTTGCGGATGGAGGTGCCGCACCTCGGCCACGTCCGAGTACTTGGTAAAGACGAGCGGCACGGCGATGTCCGCTTTATCCAGCTCGCTCCAGAAGCGGTTGATGCAGCACGCGCGGGTGATGCAGGGCCACGCCATGCCGAAGAGCTGCAGCAGAGCTTTATAACCAGGAAAAATGAGGCATCGGTTTCCTCCCCTCTCTTCTTTAAATGGATAAGAGCGCCACTTTTCCTGCTGTGATGGATTTCTCCTCAGAAGGCCAAGCCAGTGAAATCTTGCGGACTGGTCCAAAAGGCTACACAAGGATTTTTCCCCTTTTACTTACCCACAGTCTGTTCGAGCAAAAATAACCCCAAATAGTTGTTTTAAAGGCCGGAGGAGTATGAGCGCAGCCCCGCCTGGTTGTGGAGGATTGCTGCGTAAAATCGCCCGTCACCTGCAGCCGGCTGCGGCTGGACAGCAGCATCCACAGGCCACGCCCCCAATTTAACCAATTCCTGTCCGAGACCATATAACACGAAAATCACATGTTTATTAACCCATCCGTTCATTCTGACCTGCGCttcagtgcgttttcacagtgttACAATCTCTTAATAATAGGGATTGGAATGCATCGGGCTGTGTTAATAGTACTGGCTTTAGATGTCAATATCTATCTATATGAACTATACAGACatatgtgcaaaagtcttaggcacatgtaaagaaatgctgtcgaccaaaaatggcttaaaataatgaaataaatgtttcattattaaaaaaaaatactataaacagtgatcaataagccataataaatgaaacaaagtcaatatttggtgtgagatgaccctttgctttaaattatatatatatatatatatatatatatatatatatatatatatatatatatattatagtaggctcaggtccagtgagtgcagttttatgcggaaatgagctgtaggttttactgagcatcttccagaaccagccctagttcttctggacactttgactgtcacactcgcttcttcattttgcaccaaaacccagcagccttcattacgttttcttttttaatctgaaaagtgctctctaatgtaatatgctgctcagatgcaaacatttttccccctgtaacatttcattttgtgctggaaaacgaacgtttggactctaaaatgtttttgtactgactcgatctataacaaagtttgtatgaaaaatcgtgtgcttaagacttttgcacagtactttaaaaattatatattataAAATTACTTACTTCAGATATAAATGTAAAATTTGGAAAAGGTTTGATGAAAAATAAACTGACAAAGTGCCTTTATAAGTATTTTGTACTGCACTGTATATGTAAGTTATGGCCTATTGTATAGATCACAAGATCTCTACCCTGGTCCTTTAATAATCCTTGTCCCGTTCTGTACGTTAATGCTTTTCTTGCTCTTACACACCCACTTCAACTCGATTAGTTGAATGGAGTGTGTTCGAGCAGGGTGTGCTAGAGTATGTTCTGTTTGAACCATTTGCTAATGATATAAAAGTAAGAGCTGTTTGTGATCGGTGTTTATTTTCAGACTAATGCATGCATTAAAAGAAAGGGTGAAAAAGCTCGATGTTACACATGATGTCAGGTTGTCATGCAAAATGCTGACACGCCCTTCACTGTAAATTTTTGGTTGTATGCATTCATCTATTCCCACTCATCCATAAACCTGTGCTCTTAAGTAAAGCAGGGTTCTACAGTTTGGTGATTTTGCATCTCTAACACACTAAGCCTAGTACAGTAGTTAGCAGATGAGTATAAGGAgatagaatttcaccaaactgtACTGGACTCCTGTGTTTTAGGACTGGTTAAGTTCTTAGAGGGCTGAGGAGTCACACCCATGTTCCTTTGTTTCAATTTTACAAGagaaacactaacgacaccatctaGTGGCAACATCAGAGCAGCAGACTGGAAACTGGAGACAGAGCGCAAATATACAAAGTCATGGCTCATATTCACTCTATTCGCCAAAAATGATTTACAAGGACAGGCAGACATCTACATTAAATTAATGAGATTAAATTTAGTGTCATTTCTGCATCAGGTTCCTTTCAGCATTTCTTCATTaagttgtctcagggagtttttcttgcTATTGTCACTTCTGGCTTACAaatttagatccctaatgagcatctgaatttctgtaaagatgcttTGTAACAATGTCTACAGTTACAAGATCTATACAAATAACTGAACTGAatttaaaataatataaaaacacAACAGCATGAGTAATATGGGAATCACCAGAACATTACAGTATATTAAAAATCAGCCACATTTATTTACATTGTAAATGAAATAcagtattaaaaacaaacaatgcaACATTTATCATGTTTCAAACTTAACTTTTCACTTTCACATATTAGTCAAGTTTCACACAGGTAAAATTTATACACACCAATTTATACCCATTTGATTAAAATACATTTAAGCTGatgaggtctgtataatataaaatGGTATAAATACATTTAACATTGTAATGACTACCAGACAGAAAATATTCATCCTGCAAAATGTCAAATTATATACACCAATtagaaaaatataaataatttaaatctACCCTATGCTCATAAGCACAGTGTGATTCAGAGAAGATTTCCACTGTCTTACAAGGCTCTGTAAAGGCCACGAAACATTTAATCACTTTCTTCTTCTGGGTAACTTTTGATGTAACATTCAACCATTTCATCTAGATCGATTTTAACATGGTAATTGATATTCAGCACAGCCAAACTCTTTGACCTGTGCCTCACTGGTGTGTCTGAAAGGTAAGCCTGTAGGCGTTTCTGTCCAGTGCCTCCCTGACCCCCAAACGCCAACACGGGTAAAGAGGCCAGAATTCTCAGGAATGCATTGACGTTTGGGAAGAACTTGACATCTGAGTGCTGCAGTGTTTCATGAATGGTGCACGGCAGGTTAACTTCCTTTCCCCTGTGTTTCCATTTGATTCTCCAACAGTGAAGCTCCGCAGGCAGCGTGTCCGGCTGAGGAAGATCACTTCTGAATATATCTGCATGGGCTTCTTCTGAGGTGTTAAATTTCATCTGGCCCATGACTGCTGGAACAAGAGACAGGCACTTAAGAGCCCTGATATGGTTATCCGAGAACATGTCCTTCACTTCCTGAGTGATGTGTTCCATGAGTGGAAGAGTCAGGTATTCTTTGTAAAAGGACTCAGCCTGTATTTCTACCGTTTCAATCGCCTGTTGCTTTCTGAGGAACAGTCTGGGCACTTTGACTGGGATCTCCATCGATGTGGCCAGAGTTACAGCTTCCTCAAACCAGAATTCATGGTAAACTTCAATGTTGTCTAGAACTTCATGCAAAGAATGCAAGACAGCTGTTAGACTGCTGGCTGCAAAATACACATCAAGAGTCTCTCCTTGCAAGTTTTTACCAAAGGCTCTTGTGAATGAGAGCGCATTCTTCATTACAACAAGAGTAACGACAAACTCAAAGTCAGCCAAAGCCTCAGAGATAGCATAAGCATTGCTGGTGAATTGGTCGTTCCATTTCAAGTCTTCGTTATCATGTATGCTGTCCATGCAGAGCAGAAGTGGCTCTAACAAATCAACAGCCATCTCAAACACATTATGCAGCTCTATCCAGGTGGCACGGCAGTTCTCTTTGAGATCATCTCCTTTCTCTATGTTGCCTTGATAGAGTATGGAGATGGCACTATCTAGTTCAGCCTGCAGAAGCGGAGAAGCCTTAAAGAAGGCATCTGTCTTTTTAAGAACAGACATCACGACTTGAACACCAGTTAGTGGAATACTGTTAGCTAGGTGTATGTTAAGTGCAAAGGTGGCACATGGTGTATTCATGGCCAGTGGGTATTTCTCCAACAGCTGGTTGGCTACGGCTTTCATCTTACTGCCAAAGACACCAGAGCCTGCGTGTGCTTGACCTCTGCAGTGATCCATGCTCAGATCCCATTCTTTCATGATGTGAGACTCCAATTTGTCTGCCATAGACGGTTCCTCTGCATCAAACAAGAGGAACTCTACAAACTCCTCCCTGAGTGTGTTGCTTTGGTCCACAAAACGCAAAAACACTGGGATGTGCTGACCTTCTGGAAATTCTACCAGCTCCCCAGTCACCAGCGAAAAGAAACGGCTTTCTCGTACTTCCTGCAGGAGCTCGTCACGAACGCACCTCTCACAAACATCCAGCAGTTGCTTCCGCTGTGTTCCTGGCCAAAATTCCTCATTAACAGCTGCTGTTTCAAACCTTGCTCTAAGAACTTCATCGCCAGCATTAATGCGGTTTTCCAGCAAAGCCTGAAATGTGCTCATGATAAATGGCTCTTCTTTTGACTGGTAACTCAATGGGATGTTTTGTTTTCCTATTAAAACAATCACCTCAAACAAAGACCTTAAGAACCCTCTGAGTTCTTTCTGATGAGCAGTCAACTGAGGTACATCATCAGCCTCTGTGTCATCCTCACCagcgtttttttccttttttgagaGCAACTGTTCTAGTGAAGACTCCACTAAAAACAATTAAGGCAAAAACAAGTTTATTTATTAAATGTTTTTAATCTCACATCCAACAGATATACTTAGAGATGTAATACTCACATCTTCGTTCTTTGATTTTTTGTACCTCTTCATCAGTCTATAAACATAAAATAGAAATTAAATAGGACACAAGAGCATTATAATAATAAAGGATTCATATAAATAAGGATATCATTGAGTGCTTCATAATGCCAATGTAGACAAACTTttccacaacaaacaaacaaaagaaatatAAATATACTGTCATATAATGTAATTAACCTGTCGTGTgtttgtattatttattatagAGCTTAAAGACTATATAAGCATATGTTTCATTAGGCTGATACACTCAACTTTCTCTTGCTTCGTTAAACATTTACAACTCCAATTCTAAAATAGTTTCTGtgtgaaatgtaaataaaaacagaatgcaatgatttgcaaatccttttcaacctacagtaccagtcaaaagtttggacacacctaattcaatgctttttctttatttttattaaataaaaaaaaagaaaaaagacacgtcatgtcgtaaagtaatgatggatgtcgtttctctttacttagttgagcggttcttgacaatatggattactacagttgtggaatagggctatttactgtatttttattatttactgtgatctcaaacgcattaagaaggcaagaaattccactaattaacttttgacaaggcacacctgttaattgaaaagcactgAAGGTGACAACctaatgaagctggttaagataatgacaagtgtgtaaagcgtcaagataaatggtggctactttgaagaatctaaaatacaaaacattttgtttttaacatttttttgtttaccacataattctatatatgttccacatgctatttcatagttttgatgtcttcagtattgttctacaatgttagcctagtaaactagacccacccgcctagtggccaaaaatatttttgcctagcgaatgggtctagcctcacaccatataaacaaaaacaccccgggcatcaaatcgtgcccgccaatcacaacgcaaggtttttgtttggattctttgggcgggcttttgcaggagtgacgacaaagctgcgcgacgctggagaaagcacaacaggaaagatggctacggctagagaacagcgcacgtttgactccgctttggaatcaggtttagaagaattagacttggagttttcattgaaacatgagcaggaagaggctctccgctcattccttttcaagaaggacgttttcgctgttttgccgaccggctatggcaaaagtctgatctaccagctggctccgctcgtagccaaaaggatggggctagtttgtgcagtacgaagaattaataaacagctttgaaacattactttttgattgtttcttattttcccgttattttaaatttaagggaaattatttcaccaaacaccactaaataaaaactctcaaaaacagtttaagcaaacccttgaaaaacacttggaaaaaataagagtgtatgttaagtatgtggtacagactccaaacttgtggtcattatctccaaacttcttaatatctagaacctgtttattaattaatacgcattttgaaaaattatttatttcaaggtctcccccactgcgcgctctgactacgtcacagtcactgttgcgctgattggtcagagcgttggcctatatgcacagagacagtttgaaagacaacggtttgttccacccccacccttcagaaatgtctatggatcgaggccagactaaatattcacatttagtcgggcttgccaggctactacaatgtagaaaatagtcaaaatacagaaaaacctatgaatgagtaggggtatacaaacttttgactggtactgtatattcagttgaatacagtacaaaaacaagatatttaggcatcaaattcacaatgagtatttacaaaaataaataaataaagtttattagTTTGAACATTAagtctattgtctttgtattacattcaactgaatatagagtgcttcgaggtcagcgtgcacccggcggcggccatattggaagtcaaaggtcgctgtgtcagtgcattgttgttgtccagcgaagcaaaaaggggtgacaatgccgaatacgtgcgtcattgttggctgtagtaaccgaggggaaaagcgtggcaaaagcttccacagactccctaaagtcgtgactaaccagggaattgcagcacaggagaaaagcgagcggaggagacgacagtggctggctgccattaaccgatcaaatttaggacaactggactgtatccggatttgttctgatcactttgtgacaggtaggttaatattgtcttgaatttcatagttactaaaatagttattttaatttcatagttatcggtagcatccagtatgccggctgttgtgtgaccgtcgttctttccctcagtctcgtggccgcttcaacataaaacaacagggaagcaacatgggagcaacattccccaagtccagcaatgcagttgcaatgtgcacataaaatagcatgtctcttgtcaactattatccaggggtgtagactagctgggatagactctgcgagtgtaacactttccctctgatcacttttgtctctccgtcttcagcagtcaacaccgacacatcgcggacccaactggacacaaatctatcgtatgcttccatgctcttgtagttctggaaatcctttagttcacaaaatggacttgggtgaaacactagatagttcacaagatctatgtatgtcacatgtggcaacaagctggggtcagctttccattccttctcactaaccgtgtatggatctacattcccaatgaaacgtaccttctcagcataacgctcctgtgcctgcttatccaaactttcacagtagtgctccatcacttcagatgtctaaattctttaaaaaaaaaaatccaagcttttaagccctctaatgcggaaacgaatcgctaaatgtgtactctatgatgtgtactctatgagcgctctggagcgagtgacttccaagatggccgcgcacgcgcagtgttactatttttagcatcatctcggagccctctattgatcaaaaaggatttacaaatcattgcattttattgacattttagacagcgtcccaacttttttggaatcaggcttGTAATTAATAGTTGAAAAGTGCACTGTACCAAAATTTTGATTCGTTTCCGATGTCTGCTGTGTGGATTACTGAGGTGGCTGGTTAAATCAAAAATGGTAGGAATAGCAGTATCCCTCAGCACAGTCCTGTAAGGGCTCTGTATTAACAAAGACAATTCAACATTCAGCTATATGAGACAATGACCAACAACAACCATGAAAACATGTCAGTTAATTCCTCAGCATATAGTCACAGAGTTAGTTCTATAATCAAAGTCAGACCTGCAGTCACACAGTCAGTTATACAGTCACACCGTGTCAGTCAGTCAcacgtgccccttttccaccaaagcagttccagggctggttcggggccagtgcttagtttggaaccgggttttctgtttccactgacaaagaactggctctggggccagaaaaaccggttccaagctagcaccaactctctgctgggccagaggaaagaacagcTTCcgtcagccggggggggggggggggggggggggggggggtgttgttgttaagatcaacaacaattgcaagaccgcgaaaggtcgccatttttaagcgacgagaagcagcagctgtacaaacgcgaagtcatccattattgttgttgttgctggtgCTTcgatgttgttgttgctgcttcttcttctccgtgttgttgttgcttcgatgttcgcgccaaggtttatgcaaatgcagcaacataactgacatatacagcgacgtaactgacgtatacagcgacgtaactgacgtggctccccttagcaccgcgagctatggaaaagcaaactggttctcagctggctcgcaaattgaacgagttgtgaaccagccctggaactgctttggtggaaaaggggcaacagagtcTGACCTATGATCGCAGCATCAGTTATACAGTCACACAGTCAAACCTATCACCAGTCTGTCCTACAATCACAGGGTCAGTGCTACAGTCAGACCTAAGGCCTGAGtcctttaaagatattttttttgggcCCTCTTCACCttcattattggataggacagtgtagagacaggaaacgagcgggagagagagacggggagggatcgggaaatgacctcgggccggaatcgaacccgggtccccggatccacggcacggcgccccatccaaccgagccacgacgcccccaaggcCTAAGTCCTAAGTCACAGAATCAGTTCTACAGAATCAGTCCACACAGTCTTAACGTCACAGAGTCAATACTAAAATCAGTCACTGAGAGCCAGTCCTAAAGTCACAGTAGTCATAGAGTCTATCCTAAAGTCATACAGAGTCAATCCTAAAGTCACAAAGCCCGAAAGCTATACAGAGTCAGAGTTAAATTAAGAGAGACCTAAAGTCACAATTAAGTCAAGTAACCACACTCACCGTTTTACAAATCATTGCAGGCTCAAAGTGCTTTGCACATAGTCTGTAATGTTTATTTAACTGATCAGGAGTTTTCTCTTCCAGGTCTGCACGGCGACAGTTCTCTACCCACAGCCTACATCTACCCAAAGAAAGAGAAATCACAAAGGTGTTATACAGCATTCAGATTGATTTCTAGCTGCTGGTAGCTTGTTTGCCAGAAAGTTAAAGCCTAATATAGTACTCCTGGGCTCGacgttaactttttaatccacgtgTACAGTCGTACAAGCAGCAAGATCTTTCATTTgttctgaccataacctttttattactatgtatttactagttagatgaaaggaaagtgattaacaaagtttatcaaaaagcaggtatagttatctcatctcatctcatcatctctagctgctttatcctgttctacagggtcgcaggcaagctggagcctatcccggctgactacgggcgaaaggcggggtacaccctggacaagtcgccaggtcatcacagggctgacacatactagacacagacaaccattcacactcacattcacacctacgctcaatttagagtcaccagttaacctaacctgcatgtctttggactgtgggggaaaccggagcacccggaggaaacccacgcggacacggggagaacatgcaaactccacacagaaaggccctcgccggccacggggctcgaacccggaccttcttgctgcgaggcgacagcgctaaccactacaccaccgtgccgcccaggtataGCTATGATAATCAttatactttaatgacttataaaatttcaataaaattttaaCAATAAACAGTAACTATCCAAAGTCCCATTACGGTGTGCGTTGTTCTAACCCATTACTTGatttgcagttttaagagttagactcacccaaattcaaagcttctggaggaaataaagttaaatcttgattaatccagtaaaacttgaagaaaaaaaatgaaatcaaaagaaaacaagttggacatgataaggggacagaatcacattgtgaatgaaaacaaaccataaATGAGTTCGACACTGTCGTAAAGTGTCGCcgaaatattttacgacatttgtgatggttaatgtggaccatataaaataaaaatacaatgaaATGTCTGAatgcaggcctttcaattacatgaaacctgcgacggataacgttgtaggcgcccaaattaaggtcaagcgcccaaatgctaccaaaagtaaaaaaaaaaacaaaaaaacaaaaaaaaaaaacaacgaaatgttgattaaataaacttggctgcataaaacccaatgtcttgactttcttctttaaaaacattgaaattagcatgtatttctcgtaattga
Protein-coding regions in this window:
- the thap12b gene encoding THAP domain containing 12b isoform X2, with the protein product MICKTSPYRTVLRDTAIPTIFDLTSHLSNPHSRHRKRIKILTDEEVQKIKERRLESSLEQLLSKKEKNAGEDDTEADDVPQLTAHQKELRGFLRSLFEVIVLIGKQNIPLSYQSKEEPFIMSTFQALLENRINAGDEVLRARFETAAVNEEFWPGTQRKQLLDVCERCVRDELLQEVRESRFFSLVTGELVEFPEGQHIPVFLRFVDQSNTLREEFVEFLLFDAEEPSMADKLESHIMKEWDLSMDHCRGQAHAGSGVFGSKMKAVANQLLEKYPLAMNTPCATFALNIHLANSIPLTGVQVVMSVLKKTDAFFKASPLLQAELDSAISILYQGNIEKGDDLKENCRATWIELHNVFEMAVDLLEPLLLCMDSIHDNEDLKWNDQFTSNAYAISEALADFEFVVTLVVMKNALSFTRAFGKNLQGETLDVYFAASSLTAVLHSLHEVLDNIEVYHEFWFEEAVTLATSMEIPVKVPRLFLRKQQAIETVEIQAESFYKEYLTLPLMEHITQEVKDMFSDNHIRALKCLSLVPAVMGQMKFNTSEEAHADIFRSDLPQPDTLPAELHCWRIKWKHRGKEVNLPCTIHETLQHSDVKFFPNVNAFLRILASLPVLAFGGQGGTGQKRLQAYLSDTPVRHRSKSLAVLNINYHVKIDLDEMVECYIKSYPEEESD
- the map6b gene encoding microtubule-associated protein 6 homolog, yielding MAWPCITRACCINRFWSELDKADIAVPLVFTKYSDVAEVRHLHPQPGPLAQSHHPSAVAIETEPAHTAPQESAAAASSSAARGSSVTRQDFKAWRVKPEPSCKPKSEYRPCQTPFDNETQYRKDYKPWPVQKRGDHPWIPKGESKSQKQEHVTSEPDTGVEKCEIEERVKEKEVAKEETMKRPVKKEEDAETGEMKKAQRAGSRGRSVADALNRQIKQEGTTGSSYRMEFKAYTDVKPVKPIKAKSQYKLAMEEKANLETSYSATYKGEQAKPEATDNKLLERRRIRSLYNEPSIKEPSKPEKPSVPHSKPKKTTSHSKTASKAKRSNTGTQPAKKKSSVSKLEIKPDGGVTKKSKEMINRLAEGKE
- the thap12b gene encoding THAP domain containing 12b isoform X1, whose translation is MPNFCAAPNCTRKSTQSDLAFFRFPRDPERCRLWVENCRRADLEEKTPDQLNKHYRLCAKHFEPAMICKTSPYRTVLRDTAIPTIFDLTSHLSNPHSRHRKRIKILTDEEVQKIKERRLESSLEQLLSKKEKNAGEDDTEADDVPQLTAHQKELRGFLRSLFEVIVLIGKQNIPLSYQSKEEPFIMSTFQALLENRINAGDEVLRARFETAAVNEEFWPGTQRKQLLDVCERCVRDELLQEVRESRFFSLVTGELVEFPEGQHIPVFLRFVDQSNTLREEFVEFLLFDAEEPSMADKLESHIMKEWDLSMDHCRGQAHAGSGVFGSKMKAVANQLLEKYPLAMNTPCATFALNIHLANSIPLTGVQVVMSVLKKTDAFFKASPLLQAELDSAISILYQGNIEKGDDLKENCRATWIELHNVFEMAVDLLEPLLLCMDSIHDNEDLKWNDQFTSNAYAISEALADFEFVVTLVVMKNALSFTRAFGKNLQGETLDVYFAASSLTAVLHSLHEVLDNIEVYHEFWFEEAVTLATSMEIPVKVPRLFLRKQQAIETVEIQAESFYKEYLTLPLMEHITQEVKDMFSDNHIRALKCLSLVPAVMGQMKFNTSEEAHADIFRSDLPQPDTLPAELHCWRIKWKHRGKEVNLPCTIHETLQHSDVKFFPNVNAFLRILASLPVLAFGGQGGTGQKRLQAYLSDTPVRHRSKSLAVLNINYHVKIDLDEMVECYIKSYPEEESD